A portion of the Solea senegalensis isolate Sse05_10M linkage group LG17, IFAPA_SoseM_1, whole genome shotgun sequence genome contains these proteins:
- the cdc42bpb gene encoding serine/threonine-protein kinase MRCK beta isoform X4 gives MSAQVRLKRLEELLLEQKAAGCLSVEALLDLLLCLYTECSTSGPLKREKHVTDFLQWVKPFTTTVRDMRLHRDDFEMLKVIGRGAFGEVAVVKMKHTERVYAMKILNKWEMLKRAETACFREERDVLVKGDSQWITTLHYAFQDDNYLYLVMDYYVGGDLLTLLSKFEDRLPEDMSKFYLAEMVLAIHSIHQQNYIHRDIKPDNVLLDVNGHIRLADFGSCLRMMEDGTVQSSVAVGTPDYISPEILQAMEDGMGRYGPECDWWSLGVCMYEMLYGETPFYAESLVETYGKIMNHEERFQFPSHVTDVSDDAKDLIQRLICSRERRLGLNGISDFKSHPFFCGIDWDNIRSTEAPYIPDVSSPTDTSNFDVDDDVLKNQDIGPPPSHTGFTGQHLPFVGFTFTTDSSFSDRRFTSQTQGDRGGASGNQEVEVFEKRIRLLEEEKQELSRRLQEWTQVVQARGGTLSRDKEIKKLNEEIERLKKKLADSDRLEHQLEEAVTLRQDYESSASKLKAMERHVKTLRQEKDDVHKQQLSDALERLHSQTKELKEAHSQRKVALQEFSELSERMSELRSSKQRLSRQLRDKEDEMDAILQKMEATRQDIRKTEKNRKELEAQLDDARAEASKERKLREHSESYSKQLEVELQGLKGRGAATGGTESQQELSRLKAELDKKVLFYEEELLRRDSALSSEIKNLRKDLHESEGAQLAASKELLQLQDKLDKVKRDRQSEMDEAVVALKEKYEREKNLLTQENRKMTAETDKLCSFVDKLTAQNRQLEDELQDLSSKKESVAHWEAQIAEIIQWVSDEKDARGYLQALATKMTEELETLRSCSLGTRAQDPLWKVRRSQKLDMSARLELQSALDAEIRAKQLIQEELRKVKAAHINLESKLKEAEERSREVGEQMDSLKKEVEENRSRSDKGLKLPDFQDSIFEYFNTSPLAPDLTFRTTDIDSTPQRSEVTSPSSSAASEHEVVSVASVPVSPAPIYQSSSLTTPKPKAHELSIKTFSSPTQCTHCSSLMVGLMRQGFACEVCSFICHVSCKDHAPLVCPIPAEQAKRPQGVDVQRGIGTAYKGYVRIPKPSGVKKGWQRAFAVVSDCKLFLYDVPEGKSTQPGVVASLVLDLRDEEFSVSSVLASDVIHATRKDIPCIFRVTSSQLISQLSSVSLLVLAESEVEKRKWVRILESLQNIVTKNLLKSRQVHVLHEAYDASLPVIKTTLSAAILDRERIALGTEDGLFVVEVTRDVIVRAVDSKKVYQIELIPKEKMIALLCGRNRQVHLHHWGALEGTESTFDIKLTETKGCQSLTAGVLRPGGPACLLASVKRQVLCYEITPAKPHYKKLWEVQAPGLVQWLGMVKERLCVGYPSGFALLTLQGESSPISLVNPADPSLAFLSQQPLDALHALEVGSSEVLLCFSQLGIYVDGQGRRSRTQELMWPATPLACGSNSSHLTVYSEYGVDVFDIHTTEWVQTISLRKIRPLNVEGTLNLLSSEPPRLIYFSNTSSEGDLTIPETSDHSRKLMVRTRSKRKFLFKVPEEERLQQRREMLRDPELRSKMISNPTNFNHVAHMGPGDGMQVLMDLPLSVMMSQDDSVKDKPRPLSSISRQQRSKTQITRTASDFGGGASSRGVCELEDRDDREPDSDSTKHSTPSNSSAPPSPNSPHRSRLTLDSLDSES, from the exons TTAAACCGTTCACCACCACAGTGAGGGACATGCGTCTGCACCGGGACGACTTTGAGATGTTGAAGGTGATTGGACGAGGAGCTTTTGGAGAG GTTGCCGTGGTGaagatgaaacacacagaacGAGTTTATGCCATGAAGATTCTCAACAAGTGGGAGATGTTAAAGAGAGCTGAG ACTGCGTGTTTCCGTGAAGAGCGTGACGTCCTGGTCAAAGGAGACAGTCAGTGGATCACAACTCTTCACTACGCTTTCCAGGACGACAACTACCTG TACCTGGTCATGGATTACTACGTTGGTGGGGACCTGCTGACTCTGCTCAGTAAGTTCGAGGATCGTCTTCCTGAGGACATGTCAAAGTTCTACCTGGCTGAGATGGTTCTCGCCATCCACTCCATCCACCAGCAAAACTACATCCACAG AGATATTAAGCCTGACAACGTCCTGCTGGACGTCAACGGTCACATCCGCCTGGCCGACTTTGGATCCTGTCTCCGCATGATGGAGGACGGCACG GTCCAGTCCTCAGTGGCCGTGGGCACACCAGACTACATCTCCCCAGAGATTCTCCAGGCCATGGAGGACGGGATGGGTCGTTATGGACCAGAGTGTGACTGGTGGTCTCTGGGAGTCTGCATGTATGAGATGCTGTATGGAGAAACGCCGTTCTACGCAGAGTCGCTGGTGGAAACCTACGGCAAGATCATGAACCATGAG gAACGTTTCCAGTTTCCCTCCCATGTGACTGACGTATCGGATGATGCTAAAGACCTGATCCAGCGCCTGATCTGCTCACGAGAACGTCGGCTGGGTCTAAATGGGATCTCTGATTTCAAAAGCCATCCCTTCTTCTGCGGGATCGACTGGGACAACATCCGGTCCACTGAGGCCCCCTATATCCCAGACGTGTCCTCCCCCACTGACACTTCCAACTTTGATGTggatgacgatgttctcaagaACCAG GACATTGGTCCGCCGCCCTCTCACACTGGATTCACCGGTCAGCATCTCCCCTTCGTTGGCTTCACCTTCACCACCGACAGCTCCTTCTCTGACCGCCGCTTCACCAGCCAGACACAGGGAGACAGGGGTGGGGCCAGCGGTAACCAGGAGGTGGAAGTGTTTGAAAAGAGGATCCGCCTCCttgaggaggagaaacaggagCTGAGCCGCAGGCTGCAAG AGTGGACTCAGGTTGTGCAGGCTCGAGGAGGAACTTTGAGTCGAGACAAAGAAATCAAGAAGCTCAACGAGGAGATTGAACGTCTCAAGAAGAAGTTGGCAG ACTCTGATAGGCTGGAGCACCAGCTGGAGGAGGCGGTCACCCTTAGACAGGACTATgaaagctccgcctccaaacTGAAGGCAATGGAGAGACATGTGAAGACCCTGAGACAGGAGAAGGACGACGTCCATAAG CAGCAGCTGTCCGATGCCCTCGAGCGTCTGCACTCTCAGACGAAGGAGCTGAAGGAGGCGCACTCTCAGAGGAAGGTGGCGCTGCAGGAGTTCTCTGAGCTGTCAGAGAGGATGTCGGAGCTGCGCTCCTCCAAACAGCGGCTGTCCCGTCAGCTGCGGGACAAAGAGGACGAGATGGACGCCATCCTGCAGAAGATGGAAGCCACGAGACAGGACATCCGCAAGACCGAGAAGAACCGCAAGGAG ctgGAAGCTCAGCTGGACGATGCCAGGGCGGAGGCGTCGAAGGAGAGGAAGCTGCGGGAGCACAGTGAGTCGTACTCCAAACAGCTGGAGGTGGAGCTACAGGGcttgaag GGACGCGGAGCGGCCACTGGGGGAACAGAGTCTCAGCAGGAGCTGTCCCGTCTGAAGGCGGAGCTCGATAAGAAGGTCTTGTTCTatgaggaggagctgctgcggAGAGACTCCGCCCTCTCCTCTGAGATCAAAAATCTGCGCAAAGACCTGCACGAGTCCGAGGGAGCACAGCTCGCCGCCAGCAAGGAGCTGCTGCAGTTGCAAGACAAGCTGGACAAGGTCAAGAGGGACAG ACAGAGTGAGATGGACGAAGCCGTCGTAGCCCTGAAGGAGaaatatgagagagagaaaaacctGCTGACACAAGAAAATCGCAAGATGACGGCAGAGACTGACAAG ttgtgttcatttgtggacaaactGACGGCTCAGAACCGGCAGCTGGAGGACGAGCTGCAAGATCTGTCGTCCAAGAAGGAGAGCGTGGCTCACTGGGAGGCTCAGATCGCCGAGATCATCCAGTG gGTGAGTGATGAGAAGGACGCTCGAGGTTATCTTCAGGCTCTGGCCACGAAGATGACAGAGGAACTGGAGACGCTGAGGAGCTGCAGCCTGGGAACCAGAgctcag GACCCACTGTGGAAGGTGCGGCGCAGTCAGAAGCTGGACATGTCGGCGCGACTCGAGCTGCAGTCGGCACTGGACGCAGAGATCCGAGCAAAACAGCTGATTCAGGAGGAGCTGCGTAAGGTCAAGGCTGCTCACATCAACCtggagag TAAGctgaaggaggcagaggagaggagcagggagGTGGGGGAGCAGATGGACAGTCTgaagaaggaggtggaggagaaccGCTCCCGATCTGACAAAG gtctGAAACTTCCAGATTTCCAAGACTCCATTTTTGAGTATTTCAACACTTCACCTCTGGCTCCAGATCTAACCTTCAGA ACTACAGACATAGACTCCACccctcagaggtcagaggtcacgtcTCCATCATCTTCTGCTGCCTCTGAACACGAG GTCGTTTCAGTGGCGTCTGTCCCAGTAAGCCCCGCCCCCATCTACCAGAGCTCATCTCTAACCACACCaaag cctAAAGCCCATGAGCTGAGCATTAAGACGTTCTCCAGTcccacacagtgcacacactgcagctcacTGATGGTCGGCCTCATGCGTCAGGGATTCGCCTGTGAAG tgtgttCCTTCATCTGCCACGTTTCCTGTAAAGACCACGCCCCCCTGGTCTGTCCAATCCCAGCAGAGCAGGCCAAGCGGCCGCAGGGTGTCGACGTACAGAGAGGCATTGGCACCGCCTACAAGGGTTACGTCAGG ATTCCCAAGCCCAGCGGTGTGAAGAAGGGCTGGCAGCGGGCGTTTGCCGTGGTGTCCGACTGTAAACTCTTTCTCTACGATGTCCCAGAGGGAAAGTCCACTCAGCCCGGGGTGGTGGCCAGTCTGGTCCTGGATCTCAG AGACGAGGAGTTCTCCGTCAGCTCTGTCCTGGCATCAGATGTGATCCATGCCACCAGAAAGGACATCCCCTGCATTTTCAGG gtGACTTCCTCGCAGCTGATCTCGCAGCtctcctctgtgtccctgtTGGTCCTGGCGGAGAGCGAGGTGGAGAAGAGGAAGTGGGTGCGGATCCTGGAGAGTCTGCAGAACATTGTGACCAAGAACCTCCTGAAGAGCCGGCAGGTCCATGTCCTGCATGAGGCCTATGACGCATCGTTGCCTGTCATCAAGACCACACTGTCTGCCGCTATTCTTG ATCGAGAGCGGATCGCCTTGGGAACAGAAGACGGACTATTTGTGGTTGAAGTCACCAGAGACG tgATCGTGCGAGCAGTTGACAGTAAGAAGGTTTATCAGATCGAGTTGATCCCGAAGGAGAAAATGATCGCTTTACTCTGTGGTCGGAACCGTCAAGTTCACCTTCACCACTGGGGGGCGTTGGAGGGAACAGAGTCGACATTTGACATCAAACTGACAGAGACCAAAGGTTGCCAGTCTCTGACTGCTGGGGTGCTGCGACCTGGAGGCCCCGCCTGCCTGCTGGCATCTGTCAAACGGCAG GTCCTGTGTTATGAGATCACTCCAGCGAAGCCCCACTATAAGAAGCTGTGGGAGGTGCAGGCTCCAGGATTGGTGCAGTGGTTGGGTATGGTGAAGGAGCGATTGTGTGTCGGGTACCCATCGGGCTTTGCACTGCTGACCTTGCAGGGGGAGTCGTCCCCCATCAGCCTGGTAAACCCTGCCGACCCGTCGCTGGCCTTCCTGTCCCAGCAGCCCCTGGACGCCCTTCATGCTCTTGAGGTTGGATCAAGCGAAGTGTTGCTCTGCTTCAGCCAACTTGGTATTTATGTGGACGGACAGGGACGCCGTTCACGCACCCAGGAACTGATGTGGCCGGCCACGCCCCTCGCATGTG GTtctaactcctcccacctgACAGTCTACAGTGAATATGGAGTCGACGTGTTTGACATACACACCACTGAGTGGGTTCAGACCATCTCTCTCCGAAAG ATCAGACCTCTAAACGTTGAAGGGACCTTAAACCTGCTGAGCTCTGAACCACCACGACTCATTTATTTCAGCAACACGTCTTCAG AGGGCGACCTAACCATCCCAGAGACGTCGGATCACAGCAGGAAGTTGATGGTTCGAACCCGCAGCAAGAGGAAGTTTCTGTTCAAGGTTCCTGAGGAGGAGCGACTTCAGCAGAGAAG GGAGATGCTCAGAGACCCTGAGCTCAGATCAAAGATGATCTCTAACCCGACAAACTTTAACCATGTCGCACACATGGGACCAGGTGATGGGATGCAGGTGCTCATGGACCTGCCTCTG agtgTGATGATGTCTCAGGACGATTCAGTTAAAGacaagccccgccccctgtCTAGTATCTCCCGGCAACAGAGAAGCAAGACACAAATCACACGTACAGCgtcag attttgggggcggagcttcatCTCGTGGTGTGTGTGAATTAGAGGACAGAGACGACAGAGAG CCGGACTCTGACTCAACGAAACACTCGACTCCCTCCAATAGCTCCGCCCCCCCCAGCCCTAACTCCCCCCACCGCAGTCGGTTAACCCTGGACAGCCTGGACTCTGAGTCGTGA
- the cdc42bpb gene encoding serine/threonine-protein kinase MRCK beta isoform X5 — protein MSAQVRLKRLEELLLEQKAAGCLSVEALLDLLLCLYTECSTSGPLKREKHVTDFLQWVKPFTTTVRDMRLHRDDFEMLKVIGRGAFGEVAVVKMKHTERVYAMKILNKWEMLKRAETACFREERDVLVKGDSQWITTLHYAFQDDNYLYLVMDYYVGGDLLTLLSKFEDRLPEDMSKFYLAEMVLAIHSIHQQNYIHRDIKPDNVLLDVNGHIRLADFGSCLRMMEDGTVQSSVAVGTPDYISPEILQAMEDGMGRYGPECDWWSLGVCMYEMLYGETPFYAESLVETYGKIMNHEERFQFPSHVTDVSDDAKDLIQRLICSRERRLGLNGISDFKSHPFFCGIDWDNIRSTEAPYIPDVSSPTDTSNFDVDDDVLKNQDIGPPPSHTGFTGQHLPFVGFTFTTDSSFSDRRFTSQTQGDRGGASGNQEVEVFEKRIRLLEEEKQELSRRLQEWTQVVQARGGTLSRDKEIKKLNEEIERLKKKLADSDRLEHQLEEAVTLRQDYESSASKLKAMERHVKTLRQEKDDVHKQLSDALERLHSQTKELKEAHSQRKVALQEFSELSERMSELRSSKQRLSRQLRDKEDEMDAILQKMEATRQDIRKTEKNRKELEAQLDDARAEASKERKLREHSESYSKQLEVELQGLKGRGAATGGTESQQELSRLKAELDKKVLFYEEELLRRDSALSSEIKNLRKDLHESEGAQLAASKELLQLQDKLDKVKRDRQSEMDEAVVALKEKYEREKNLLTQENRKMTAETDKLCSFVDKLTAQNRQLEDELQDLSSKKESVAHWEAQIAEIIQWVSDEKDARGYLQALATKMTEELETLRSCSLGTRAQDPLWKVRRSQKLDMSARLELQSALDAEIRAKQLIQEELRKVKAAHINLESKLKEAEERSREVGEQMDSLKKEVEENRSRSDKGLKLPDFQDSIFEYFNTSPLAPDLTFRTTDIDSTPQRSEVTSPSSSAASEHEVVSVASVPVSPAPIYQSSSLTTPKPKAHELSIKTFSSPTQCTHCSSLMVGLMRQGFACEVCSFICHVSCKDHAPLVCPIPAEQAKRPQGVDVQRGIGTAYKGYVRIPKPSGVKKGWQRAFAVVSDCKLFLYDVPEGKSTQPGVVASLVLDLRDEEFSVSSVLASDVIHATRKDIPCIFRVTSSQLISQLSSVSLLVLAESEVEKRKWVRILESLQNIVTKNLLKSRQVHVLHEAYDASLPVIKTTLSAAILDRERIALGTEDGLFVVEVTRDVIVRAVDSKKVYQIELIPKEKMIALLCGRNRQVHLHHWGALEGTESTFDIKLTETKGCQSLTAGVLRPGGPACLLASVKRQVLCYEITPAKPHYKKLWEVQAPGLVQWLGMVKERLCVGYPSGFALLTLQGESSPISLVNPADPSLAFLSQQPLDALHALEVGSSEVLLCFSQLGIYVDGQGRRSRTQELMWPATPLACGSNSSHLTVYSEYGVDVFDIHTTEWVQTISLRKIRPLNVEGTLNLLSSEPPRLIYFSNTSSEGDLTIPETSDHSRKLMVRTRSKRKFLFKVPEEERLQQRREMLRDPELRSKMISNPTNFNHVAHMGPGDGMQVLMDLPLSVMMSQDDSVKDKPRPLSSISRQQRSKTQITRTASDFGGGASSRGVCELEDRDDREPDSDSTKHSTPSNSSAPPSPNSPHRSRLTLDSLDSES, from the exons TTAAACCGTTCACCACCACAGTGAGGGACATGCGTCTGCACCGGGACGACTTTGAGATGTTGAAGGTGATTGGACGAGGAGCTTTTGGAGAG GTTGCCGTGGTGaagatgaaacacacagaacGAGTTTATGCCATGAAGATTCTCAACAAGTGGGAGATGTTAAAGAGAGCTGAG ACTGCGTGTTTCCGTGAAGAGCGTGACGTCCTGGTCAAAGGAGACAGTCAGTGGATCACAACTCTTCACTACGCTTTCCAGGACGACAACTACCTG TACCTGGTCATGGATTACTACGTTGGTGGGGACCTGCTGACTCTGCTCAGTAAGTTCGAGGATCGTCTTCCTGAGGACATGTCAAAGTTCTACCTGGCTGAGATGGTTCTCGCCATCCACTCCATCCACCAGCAAAACTACATCCACAG AGATATTAAGCCTGACAACGTCCTGCTGGACGTCAACGGTCACATCCGCCTGGCCGACTTTGGATCCTGTCTCCGCATGATGGAGGACGGCACG GTCCAGTCCTCAGTGGCCGTGGGCACACCAGACTACATCTCCCCAGAGATTCTCCAGGCCATGGAGGACGGGATGGGTCGTTATGGACCAGAGTGTGACTGGTGGTCTCTGGGAGTCTGCATGTATGAGATGCTGTATGGAGAAACGCCGTTCTACGCAGAGTCGCTGGTGGAAACCTACGGCAAGATCATGAACCATGAG gAACGTTTCCAGTTTCCCTCCCATGTGACTGACGTATCGGATGATGCTAAAGACCTGATCCAGCGCCTGATCTGCTCACGAGAACGTCGGCTGGGTCTAAATGGGATCTCTGATTTCAAAAGCCATCCCTTCTTCTGCGGGATCGACTGGGACAACATCCGGTCCACTGAGGCCCCCTATATCCCAGACGTGTCCTCCCCCACTGACACTTCCAACTTTGATGTggatgacgatgttctcaagaACCAG GACATTGGTCCGCCGCCCTCTCACACTGGATTCACCGGTCAGCATCTCCCCTTCGTTGGCTTCACCTTCACCACCGACAGCTCCTTCTCTGACCGCCGCTTCACCAGCCAGACACAGGGAGACAGGGGTGGGGCCAGCGGTAACCAGGAGGTGGAAGTGTTTGAAAAGAGGATCCGCCTCCttgaggaggagaaacaggagCTGAGCCGCAGGCTGCAAG AGTGGACTCAGGTTGTGCAGGCTCGAGGAGGAACTTTGAGTCGAGACAAAGAAATCAAGAAGCTCAACGAGGAGATTGAACGTCTCAAGAAGAAGTTGGCAG ACTCTGATAGGCTGGAGCACCAGCTGGAGGAGGCGGTCACCCTTAGACAGGACTATgaaagctccgcctccaaacTGAAGGCAATGGAGAGACATGTGAAGACCCTGAGACAGGAGAAGGACGACGTCCATAAG CAGCTGTCCGATGCCCTCGAGCGTCTGCACTCTCAGACGAAGGAGCTGAAGGAGGCGCACTCTCAGAGGAAGGTGGCGCTGCAGGAGTTCTCTGAGCTGTCAGAGAGGATGTCGGAGCTGCGCTCCTCCAAACAGCGGCTGTCCCGTCAGCTGCGGGACAAAGAGGACGAGATGGACGCCATCCTGCAGAAGATGGAAGCCACGAGACAGGACATCCGCAAGACCGAGAAGAACCGCAAGGAG ctgGAAGCTCAGCTGGACGATGCCAGGGCGGAGGCGTCGAAGGAGAGGAAGCTGCGGGAGCACAGTGAGTCGTACTCCAAACAGCTGGAGGTGGAGCTACAGGGcttgaag GGACGCGGAGCGGCCACTGGGGGAACAGAGTCTCAGCAGGAGCTGTCCCGTCTGAAGGCGGAGCTCGATAAGAAGGTCTTGTTCTatgaggaggagctgctgcggAGAGACTCCGCCCTCTCCTCTGAGATCAAAAATCTGCGCAAAGACCTGCACGAGTCCGAGGGAGCACAGCTCGCCGCCAGCAAGGAGCTGCTGCAGTTGCAAGACAAGCTGGACAAGGTCAAGAGGGACAG ACAGAGTGAGATGGACGAAGCCGTCGTAGCCCTGAAGGAGaaatatgagagagagaaaaacctGCTGACACAAGAAAATCGCAAGATGACGGCAGAGACTGACAAG ttgtgttcatttgtggacaaactGACGGCTCAGAACCGGCAGCTGGAGGACGAGCTGCAAGATCTGTCGTCCAAGAAGGAGAGCGTGGCTCACTGGGAGGCTCAGATCGCCGAGATCATCCAGTG gGTGAGTGATGAGAAGGACGCTCGAGGTTATCTTCAGGCTCTGGCCACGAAGATGACAGAGGAACTGGAGACGCTGAGGAGCTGCAGCCTGGGAACCAGAgctcag GACCCACTGTGGAAGGTGCGGCGCAGTCAGAAGCTGGACATGTCGGCGCGACTCGAGCTGCAGTCGGCACTGGACGCAGAGATCCGAGCAAAACAGCTGATTCAGGAGGAGCTGCGTAAGGTCAAGGCTGCTCACATCAACCtggagag TAAGctgaaggaggcagaggagaggagcagggagGTGGGGGAGCAGATGGACAGTCTgaagaaggaggtggaggagaaccGCTCCCGATCTGACAAAG gtctGAAACTTCCAGATTTCCAAGACTCCATTTTTGAGTATTTCAACACTTCACCTCTGGCTCCAGATCTAACCTTCAGA ACTACAGACATAGACTCCACccctcagaggtcagaggtcacgtcTCCATCATCTTCTGCTGCCTCTGAACACGAG GTCGTTTCAGTGGCGTCTGTCCCAGTAAGCCCCGCCCCCATCTACCAGAGCTCATCTCTAACCACACCaaag cctAAAGCCCATGAGCTGAGCATTAAGACGTTCTCCAGTcccacacagtgcacacactgcagctcacTGATGGTCGGCCTCATGCGTCAGGGATTCGCCTGTGAAG tgtgttCCTTCATCTGCCACGTTTCCTGTAAAGACCACGCCCCCCTGGTCTGTCCAATCCCAGCAGAGCAGGCCAAGCGGCCGCAGGGTGTCGACGTACAGAGAGGCATTGGCACCGCCTACAAGGGTTACGTCAGG ATTCCCAAGCCCAGCGGTGTGAAGAAGGGCTGGCAGCGGGCGTTTGCCGTGGTGTCCGACTGTAAACTCTTTCTCTACGATGTCCCAGAGGGAAAGTCCACTCAGCCCGGGGTGGTGGCCAGTCTGGTCCTGGATCTCAG AGACGAGGAGTTCTCCGTCAGCTCTGTCCTGGCATCAGATGTGATCCATGCCACCAGAAAGGACATCCCCTGCATTTTCAGG gtGACTTCCTCGCAGCTGATCTCGCAGCtctcctctgtgtccctgtTGGTCCTGGCGGAGAGCGAGGTGGAGAAGAGGAAGTGGGTGCGGATCCTGGAGAGTCTGCAGAACATTGTGACCAAGAACCTCCTGAAGAGCCGGCAGGTCCATGTCCTGCATGAGGCCTATGACGCATCGTTGCCTGTCATCAAGACCACACTGTCTGCCGCTATTCTTG ATCGAGAGCGGATCGCCTTGGGAACAGAAGACGGACTATTTGTGGTTGAAGTCACCAGAGACG tgATCGTGCGAGCAGTTGACAGTAAGAAGGTTTATCAGATCGAGTTGATCCCGAAGGAGAAAATGATCGCTTTACTCTGTGGTCGGAACCGTCAAGTTCACCTTCACCACTGGGGGGCGTTGGAGGGAACAGAGTCGACATTTGACATCAAACTGACAGAGACCAAAGGTTGCCAGTCTCTGACTGCTGGGGTGCTGCGACCTGGAGGCCCCGCCTGCCTGCTGGCATCTGTCAAACGGCAG GTCCTGTGTTATGAGATCACTCCAGCGAAGCCCCACTATAAGAAGCTGTGGGAGGTGCAGGCTCCAGGATTGGTGCAGTGGTTGGGTATGGTGAAGGAGCGATTGTGTGTCGGGTACCCATCGGGCTTTGCACTGCTGACCTTGCAGGGGGAGTCGTCCCCCATCAGCCTGGTAAACCCTGCCGACCCGTCGCTGGCCTTCCTGTCCCAGCAGCCCCTGGACGCCCTTCATGCTCTTGAGGTTGGATCAAGCGAAGTGTTGCTCTGCTTCAGCCAACTTGGTATTTATGTGGACGGACAGGGACGCCGTTCACGCACCCAGGAACTGATGTGGCCGGCCACGCCCCTCGCATGTG GTtctaactcctcccacctgACAGTCTACAGTGAATATGGAGTCGACGTGTTTGACATACACACCACTGAGTGGGTTCAGACCATCTCTCTCCGAAAG ATCAGACCTCTAAACGTTGAAGGGACCTTAAACCTGCTGAGCTCTGAACCACCACGACTCATTTATTTCAGCAACACGTCTTCAG AGGGCGACCTAACCATCCCAGAGACGTCGGATCACAGCAGGAAGTTGATGGTTCGAACCCGCAGCAAGAGGAAGTTTCTGTTCAAGGTTCCTGAGGAGGAGCGACTTCAGCAGAGAAG GGAGATGCTCAGAGACCCTGAGCTCAGATCAAAGATGATCTCTAACCCGACAAACTTTAACCATGTCGCACACATGGGACCAGGTGATGGGATGCAGGTGCTCATGGACCTGCCTCTG agtgTGATGATGTCTCAGGACGATTCAGTTAAAGacaagccccgccccctgtCTAGTATCTCCCGGCAACAGAGAAGCAAGACACAAATCACACGTACAGCgtcag attttgggggcggagcttcatCTCGTGGTGTGTGTGAATTAGAGGACAGAGACGACAGAGAG CCGGACTCTGACTCAACGAAACACTCGACTCCCTCCAATAGCTCCGCCCCCCCCAGCCCTAACTCCCCCCACCGCAGTCGGTTAACCCTGGACAGCCTGGACTCTGAGTCGTGA